Proteins found in one Labrenzia sp. VG12 genomic segment:
- a CDS encoding NUDIX domain-containing protein has protein sequence MRVYHKAYVYLTCGTDLLVFDEPDTPWLGLQVPGGTVDPGESFLHGAMREFAEETGLDLDVAFEQFSSQDLPFETMPATGQFKAPSGRPLKGRHIRRNYHVCLQNRPRDSWEHFEMHPSNGGDPIRFRFFWIDLFGPEAEDQENFFAAFGEPLETLRGKLPNQRKAA, from the coding sequence ATGCGCGTCTATCACAAGGCCTATGTCTACCTGACCTGCGGGACCGACCTCCTCGTGTTCGACGAGCCGGACACGCCCTGGCTTGGATTGCAGGTTCCAGGCGGCACGGTGGATCCGGGCGAAAGCTTCCTGCACGGCGCGATGAGAGAATTTGCCGAAGAGACCGGGCTTGATCTGGACGTCGCCTTCGAACAGTTCTCCAGCCAGGACCTCCCCTTCGAGACGATGCCTGCCACAGGCCAGTTCAAGGCACCGTCAGGCAGACCGCTGAAGGGACGCCACATCCGGCGCAACTACCATGTCTGCCTGCAGAACCGGCCCAGGGACAGCTGGGAACATTTCGAGATGCATCCGAGCAATGGCGGTGATCCGATTCGGTTCCGCTTCTTCTGGATTGACCTCTTTGGCCCTGAAGCCGAGGACCAGGAAAACTTCTTTGCCGCCTTCGGTGAGCCCTTGGAAACGCTGCGCGGCAAACTGCCAAACCAGAGAAAAGCCGCCTGA
- a CDS encoding (2Fe-2S)-binding protein — MKLNVNGSLHDIPETWQGETLLSTLRELLGLVGAKFGCGHGDCGACVVHVDGKAKRSCQMQVSDAFPAHIRTLEGLEGVGGGLHPVQRAWLDERVAQCGYCQAGQIMQAVALLEENPEPDKQSVVERMRSNLCRCGTQARIFKAIHRAASEMRGKS; from the coding sequence ATGAAGCTCAACGTGAATGGTTCCCTGCACGACATCCCGGAAACCTGGCAGGGTGAAACACTGCTTTCAACATTGCGCGAACTCCTGGGTCTTGTCGGCGCAAAATTTGGCTGTGGGCACGGAGATTGCGGAGCCTGTGTGGTTCATGTCGATGGCAAAGCGAAGCGAAGCTGTCAGATGCAGGTTTCGGACGCCTTTCCGGCACATATCCGAACCTTGGAAGGCCTCGAGGGGGTGGGTGGCGGGCTTCACCCGGTCCAACGCGCCTGGCTTGACGAAAGAGTCGCCCAATGCGGTTACTGCCAGGCCGGACAGATCATGCAGGCCGTCGCGCTTCTGGAAGAAAACCCGGAACCGGACAAGCAATCGGTCGTAGAGCGAATGCGTTCCAATTTGTGTCGCTGCGGCACACAGGCCCGCATTTTCAAGGCAATTCATCGCGCCGCCAGTGAAATGCGAGGCAAGTCGTGA
- a CDS encoding Crp/Fnr family transcriptional regulator gives MSFRETLLSAGVDMSPVEEFVERKRFNTSESVIKQGEFNKNIYKITSGLIKLVYVTRSGSSYTKSFLEVGAIFASMTSTLAGEPARFSAVCLTDVEVEQLPAHKFRELTDSDPAMLRFSNQMFRRLALRNEEREYDFLCLSAAERYEKFLRGSPGLARQLTQIEIAAYLGITPVSLSRIRAGRAG, from the coding sequence ATGAGCTTCCGGGAAACGCTGCTGTCTGCAGGTGTCGACATGAGCCCTGTCGAGGAATTTGTTGAAAGAAAACGGTTCAATACTTCGGAAAGCGTCATTAAGCAGGGCGAATTCAACAAGAATATTTACAAGATCACGTCCGGCTTGATCAAATTGGTATATGTTACGCGTAGCGGTTCCAGCTATACGAAGTCGTTCCTTGAAGTAGGGGCGATTTTCGCTTCCATGACAAGTACGCTCGCCGGTGAACCAGCCCGGTTTTCAGCTGTCTGTCTGACAGATGTCGAGGTCGAACAGCTGCCGGCCCACAAGTTCAGGGAACTCACGGACAGCGATCCGGCAATGCTCAGGTTCTCCAATCAAATGTTCCGCCGCCTCGCGCTTCGGAATGAGGAACGCGAATACGATTTCCTCTGCCTCAGCGCCGCAGAACGATACGAAAAGTTCCTGCGTGGCTCTCCCGGGCTTGCAAGGCAGCTCACGCAAATTGAGATTGCAGCCTATCTGGGTATCACGCCTGTATCGCTCAGCAGGATACGCGCAGGTCGAGCCGGGTGA
- the hemC gene encoding hydroxymethylbilane synthase, with the protein MQSNPLRIGTRGSALALAQAHETRDRLMAAHALSEDAFEIVVIKTSGDQIQDRPLSEVGGKGLFTKEIEEALLDKRIDIAVHSSKDMPTVLPEGLALTAFLPREDVRDAFLSPKAKTLTDLPQGAVVGSSSLRRQAMIKRLRPDIEVVMYRGNLQTRLRKLSEGAVDATLLAAAGLRRLGLEAEITSLLEIETFLPAVGQGAICIESREGDDATLALLAAIHDRSTQVRLDAERAFLAVLDGSCRTPIGGLATVDGGTLTLKGVVLKPDGSEAHESSASGPVEEAARIGRSVGEDLKTRMGPGFLAEG; encoded by the coding sequence TTGCAATCAAATCCTTTGCGCATCGGCACCCGGGGCAGCGCGCTGGCGCTGGCACAGGCTCATGAAACCCGAGATCGGCTGATGGCCGCCCACGCGCTTTCCGAAGACGCGTTCGAGATCGTTGTCATCAAGACCTCCGGCGACCAGATCCAGGACCGGCCGCTGTCCGAGGTCGGCGGCAAGGGGCTCTTCACCAAGGAAATCGAGGAGGCGCTGCTCGACAAGCGCATCGATATTGCCGTGCATTCCTCCAAGGACATGCCGACTGTCCTGCCAGAGGGGCTGGCCTTGACGGCGTTTCTGCCACGCGAAGACGTGCGGGATGCCTTCCTGTCTCCCAAGGCGAAAACGCTGACCGATCTGCCCCAAGGTGCGGTGGTCGGGTCCAGTTCGCTGCGCCGTCAGGCGATGATCAAGCGGCTGCGTCCAGACATCGAGGTGGTCATGTATCGCGGCAACCTGCAGACTCGGCTGCGCAAGCTGTCTGAAGGCGCCGTCGATGCAACCTTGCTGGCCGCCGCGGGCCTCAGGCGTCTTGGTCTTGAAGCGGAGATCACCAGCCTTCTGGAAATCGAAACGTTCCTGCCGGCCGTTGGGCAGGGCGCGATCTGCATCGAGAGCCGCGAAGGTGACGATGCGACGCTGGCGCTGCTGGCTGCCATTCACGACAGGTCGACCCAGGTCCGGCTCGACGCGGAGCGGGCGTTTCTGGCCGTGCTCGACGGATCCTGCCGGACGCCGATCGGCGGCCTGGCAACGGTGGATGGCGGCACCTTGACCCTGAAGGGCGTTGTCCTGAAGCCGGACGGCTCGGAAGCACATGAATCGTCCGCAAGCGGTCCTGTCGAGGAGGCTGCCCGGATTGGCCGGTCGGTTGGCGAAGACCTGAAAACCCGGATGGGTCCGGGCTTTCTGGCGGAGGGCTGA
- a CDS encoding NAD(P)H-dependent glycerol-3-phosphate dehydrogenase, which produces MGAIKTVGVIGGGAWGTALALTAARAGRDVRLWARDPGTVSEIRARRQNPRYLPGITFDEDLSATSSLDEVADADALLLVTPAQTTRAMLGALKKTEKVRGPLVLCAKGIEQSSGLLLSKVLGEELPGVEPGILSGPSFADDVARGLPTAVTVAANSAKTALSLCEALQSPCFRPYASIDILGAQIGGSLKNVLAIACGAVVGRKLGASAQAALTARGFAELTRLGTAMGAQGETLTGLSGLGDLILTCSSSQSRNFSFGLRLGEGFKASELISAGGKLAEGAYSARVAVKLARKYEVDVPICETVAQMIDEDLSIDDALNTLMARPLKSETEGL; this is translated from the coding sequence ATGGGGGCCATTAAGACGGTCGGCGTCATTGGTGGCGGCGCCTGGGGCACGGCGCTGGCCCTGACGGCTGCGCGCGCAGGCCGGGACGTCCGGCTCTGGGCGCGGGACCCCGGCACCGTCTCTGAAATCCGCGCAAGACGCCAGAACCCGCGTTATCTGCCCGGCATCACCTTTGACGAGGACTTGTCGGCGACGAGCTCGCTCGATGAGGTTGCCGATGCCGATGCCCTTCTGCTGGTGACACCGGCCCAAACCACACGTGCCATGCTGGGCGCGTTGAAGAAGACGGAAAAGGTGCGCGGGCCCCTTGTCCTGTGTGCAAAGGGCATCGAACAATCCTCCGGCCTGCTCCTGTCCAAGGTTCTGGGTGAGGAACTGCCAGGCGTTGAGCCGGGCATTCTTTCCGGCCCGAGCTTCGCCGACGATGTGGCGCGCGGCCTGCCGACCGCCGTTACCGTGGCCGCGAACTCGGCCAAGACGGCCCTCAGCCTCTGCGAAGCGCTGCAGTCGCCCTGTTTCAGGCCTTATGCCTCCATCGACATTCTCGGCGCCCAGATCGGCGGTTCGCTGAAGAACGTTCTGGCAATTGCCTGTGGTGCCGTTGTCGGCCGCAAGCTTGGCGCCAGTGCCCAGGCGGCCCTGACTGCGCGCGGCTTTGCCGAACTCACCCGGCTGGGCACGGCCATGGGGGCCCAAGGCGAAACCCTGACTGGTCTCTCCGGCCTCGGGGATCTGATCCTGACCTGCTCGTCCAGCCAGTCCCGCAATTTTTCGTTCGGTCTCCGGCTGGGCGAAGGCTTCAAGGCCTCGGAACTGATTTCGGCCGGCGGCAAACTTGCCGAAGGCGCTTATTCTGCCCGCGTTGCAGTCAAACTGGCGCGCAAATACGAAGTGGATGTGCCGATCTGCGAGACCGTTGCCCAGATGATCGACGAGGATCTCAGCATCGACGATGCCCTCAACACGCTGATGGCACGGCCGTTGAAATCCGAGACGGAAGGACTTTGA
- a CDS encoding methyltransferase yields the protein MPAIEDPVAFIRRETRVKPVPHAEEIRLHLADEAMDLWQKTEEELGELGLPPPFWAFAWAGGQGLARYILDTPDLVRGKRVVDFACGSGLVGIAAMLAGASTCHAVDIDPFALVATRLNAAENGVTLTIETADITEAAVPQADVVICGDVFYDRAMAGQVLPFLDRLLKAGMEVLVGDPGRSYLPKDRLQELAVYTVPVVGALEDNEIKRTGVFRLTEK from the coding sequence ATGCCCGCGATTGAGGATCCGGTTGCCTTCATCAGGAGAGAAACCCGGGTCAAGCCCGTCCCGCATGCCGAGGAAATCCGCCTCCACCTTGCCGACGAAGCCATGGACCTGTGGCAGAAGACGGAAGAAGAGCTTGGCGAACTGGGCCTGCCGCCCCCCTTCTGGGCCTTTGCCTGGGCGGGCGGCCAGGGCCTGGCCCGCTACATTCTCGACACACCGGACCTGGTCAGGGGCAAACGCGTCGTTGATTTTGCCTGCGGCTCCGGTCTCGTCGGCATTGCCGCCATGCTGGCGGGCGCAAGCACCTGCCATGCCGTGGACATCGACCCGTTTGCCCTTGTGGCAACCAGGCTCAATGCGGCGGAGAACGGGGTTACCCTGACGATCGAAACAGCCGACATCACAGAGGCCGCCGTACCGCAGGCCGACGTGGTGATATGCGGCGATGTCTTCTACGACCGGGCCATGGCCGGTCAGGTACTCCCGTTCCTGGATCGATTGCTGAAGGCCGGCATGGAGGTGCTGGTCGGCGATCCCGGGCGCTCCTACCTGCCGAAAGACCGTCTTCAAGAACTGGCGGTTTACACAGTCCCGGTGGTCGGCGCGCTGGAAGACAACGAGATCAAACGCACCGGAGTGTTTCGGCTGACGGAAAAATAA
- a CDS encoding uroporphyrinogen-III synthase: MRLLVTRPEPDCRRTAERLRALGHVADEAPLLRQIDIAPAELDLENVAALAISSRRSVAVLTGHPQIGALCDLPVFAVGEATTDAARDAGFGTVLSARGDVAALARLILDRMEDLGGGRVLYPAAADRAGDLEGLLEAGNVSCRTVAIYRMDPVPGLPDPVLKALKAAAYDGILIYSKRTAEALARLLRGHRLDHILPKLTVYALSQRAGAPLSNGMRVKVSAAPNENALLDLALTQC; the protein is encoded by the coding sequence ATGCGGCTGCTGGTCACCCGGCCTGAACCGGATTGCAGACGCACGGCGGAGCGATTGCGGGCGCTGGGACATGTTGCCGACGAGGCACCGTTGCTGCGGCAAATCGACATTGCTCCGGCTGAACTCGATCTCGAAAATGTTGCAGCTCTTGCCATATCAAGCCGGCGCTCGGTCGCCGTCTTGACAGGGCATCCTCAAATTGGCGCCCTGTGCGATCTGCCGGTGTTTGCAGTTGGCGAGGCCACGACGGACGCTGCCCGTGATGCCGGGTTCGGCACTGTTCTGTCGGCCCGGGGAGATGTCGCAGCGCTCGCGCGGTTGATTCTCGACAGGATGGAGGATCTTGGCGGCGGCAGGGTCCTTTATCCGGCGGCCGCCGACCGGGCCGGAGATCTTGAAGGTCTGCTGGAAGCAGGAAATGTCTCCTGCCGGACTGTTGCCATTTACCGGATGGATCCGGTGCCGGGCCTGCCGGACCCGGTTCTGAAGGCGCTGAAAGCGGCCGCATATGACGGCATTCTGATCTATTCGAAACGTACGGCAGAAGCCTTAGCCAGGTTGCTTCGGGGGCACCGGCTTGACCACATTTTGCCCAAGTTGACGGTCTACGCCCTGTCGCAACGGGCAGGTGCACCGCTTTCAAACGGAATGCGTGTGAAAGTGTCGGCCGCGCCAAATGAAAACGCGCTGCTGGATCTGGCGTTAACACAGTGTTAA
- a CDS encoding heme biosynthesis protein HemY: MIRVLFFFGLLFLAAMGFAWMADLPGTIQISWPVYENGEQVGTDIWEQSPAIVAVVVAVLLAIFLAVVWAIRVVLKSPQIASRFFRRRRKDKGYNALSLGLIALGTGNAKLARRYAVDADRLLEDEPAARLLLAQTAQLAGRDDEARQRFEAMLEDPATKALGLHGLFVEAERHKEPVAARHYAEEAAKTAPGLEWAGKAVLGYQAVAHHWDEALKTLERNYAAKLLDKKSYRRQRAVILTALAQKLEDGEPERAFSLAKEAHGLALDLVPASVVTSRLATRRGDIRKASKVLEATWRLNPHPDLAETYAHVRTGDAAVDRLKRVKALSAQRANTAEGAIAIARAAIEAREFDEARKQLKKVLQSEPTRQAFVLMAELEEAEHGDKGRMRDWLARAVTAPMDKVWMADGVISADWQAVSPVTGRIDAFQWVTPESLADSEGAVLEDSLFDAPALPASSPAPATPTVAAGATAEPVEDVAEAVVLEAEPVDTVKASANETSPKAPTGKQGYEGTTDDVKYSPSLSNLPDSASAAAEATVTASSEKTGEKDAPKTGPAADPKPDSTAETVGDSETSAKSEERARDERDGKTAGKDDMNRPIEFPLSRMPDDPGPDEEDDDKATKTPRPRFFN; this comes from the coding sequence ATGATCCGCGTTCTGTTCTTTTTCGGCCTCTTGTTTCTCGCCGCCATGGGCTTTGCCTGGATGGCGGATCTGCCGGGGACGATCCAGATCTCCTGGCCGGTCTATGAAAACGGCGAGCAGGTCGGCACGGATATCTGGGAGCAATCGCCCGCGATTGTCGCCGTGGTGGTTGCTGTGCTGCTGGCCATCTTCCTGGCCGTGGTCTGGGCGATCCGGGTCGTTCTCAAGTCACCGCAGATTGCCAGCCGCTTTTTTCGCCGCCGGCGCAAGGACAAGGGCTACAACGCCCTGTCGCTTGGTCTAATCGCGCTCGGCACGGGCAATGCCAAGCTGGCACGCCGCTATGCGGTTGATGCGGACCGCCTGCTGGAAGACGAACCTGCCGCCCGGCTGTTGCTGGCGCAGACCGCACAGCTTGCCGGCCGGGACGACGAAGCCCGGCAGCGGTTTGAAGCGATGCTGGAGGATCCGGCGACCAAGGCGCTCGGACTGCATGGTCTGTTTGTTGAAGCGGAGCGGCACAAGGAACCCGTGGCCGCACGCCACTATGCGGAAGAAGCGGCAAAGACAGCGCCCGGACTGGAGTGGGCAGGCAAGGCGGTGCTCGGCTACCAGGCTGTTGCACATCACTGGGACGAGGCGCTGAAAACGCTGGAACGCAACTACGCCGCCAAGCTTCTGGACAAGAAGTCCTACCGCCGCCAGCGCGCGGTCATCCTGACGGCGCTGGCGCAGAAACTCGAGGACGGCGAGCCGGAGCGTGCCTTCTCGCTGGCCAAGGAAGCGCATGGACTTGCGCTCGATCTGGTGCCTGCATCGGTTGTCACGTCTCGGCTTGCGACCCGCCGTGGCGACATCCGCAAGGCGTCCAAGGTGCTGGAGGCGACATGGCGGCTTAATCCCCATCCGGATCTCGCCGAGACCTATGCGCATGTTCGCACCGGCGATGCCGCCGTCGACCGGTTGAAGCGGGTCAAGGCGCTGTCGGCACAGCGGGCCAACACCGCCGAGGGGGCGATTGCGATCGCCCGGGCCGCCATCGAGGCGCGGGAGTTTGACGAGGCACGCAAGCAGCTGAAAAAGGTGTTGCAGTCCGAACCCACCCGGCAGGCCTTTGTGCTGATGGCCGAACTTGAAGAAGCCGAACATGGCGACAAGGGTCGGATGCGGGACTGGCTCGCCCGCGCCGTGACGGCCCCGATGGACAAGGTCTGGATGGCGGATGGTGTCATCTCTGCCGACTGGCAGGCCGTGTCGCCCGTGACCGGCCGTATTGACGCCTTTCAGTGGGTGACGCCGGAAAGTCTTGCCGACAGCGAAGGCGCTGTGCTGGAAGACAGCCTGTTTGATGCTCCGGCCTTGCCGGCCAGCAGTCCGGCCCCCGCGACGCCGACTGTTGCCGCCGGTGCGACAGCCGAGCCAGTTGAGGACGTCGCCGAGGCTGTCGTTCTGGAGGCTGAGCCGGTAGACACCGTCAAGGCATCTGCAAATGAAACTTCGCCAAAAGCGCCGACCGGCAAGCAGGGCTATGAAGGCACGACGGATGACGTCAAATACAGCCCGTCGCTGTCGAATCTGCCGGATTCCGCAAGCGCGGCCGCGGAGGCGACTGTGACGGCTTCCTCGGAAAAAACAGGTGAAAAAGACGCGCCAAAGACCGGCCCTGCAGCCGATCCGAAACCGGACAGCACGGCAGAGACGGTTGGTGACAGCGAGACGTCTGCAAAGTCCGAGGAACGTGCCAGGGACGAAAGGGATGGAAAAACCGCCGGCAAGGACGACATGAACCGGCCGATCGAATTTCCGCTGTCGCGCATGCCGGACGATCCCGGGCCGGACGAGGAAGACGACGACAAGGCCACCAAAACGCCAAGGCCACGGTTTTTCAACTGA
- a CDS encoding EVE domain-containing protein produces the protein MQYWLIKSEPDKWSWEQQKAKGDEGEQWDGIRNYQARNNMRAMEIGDKAFFYHSNIGKEVVGIVEVCSEIHPDTTTDDPRWECVDFKAVRDMPSPVTLAQVKAEPRLEKMSLVTSMRLSVQPVTEEEWKVVCEMGGLKEPA, from the coding sequence GTGCAGTACTGGCTGATCAAATCCGAACCGGACAAATGGTCCTGGGAGCAGCAGAAGGCCAAGGGCGACGAAGGCGAACAGTGGGACGGCATCCGCAATTACCAGGCGCGCAACAACATGCGGGCCATGGAAATCGGCGACAAGGCGTTCTTCTACCATTCCAACATCGGCAAGGAAGTGGTCGGCATCGTCGAGGTCTGCAGCGAGATCCATCCGGACACCACCACCGACGATCCGCGCTGGGAATGCGTGGACTTCAAGGCCGTGCGCGACATGCCCAGTCCCGTGACCCTCGCCCAGGTCAAGGCGGAACCGCGCCTTGAAAAGATGTCGCTGGTCACCTCCATGCGTCTGTCGGTCCAGCCGGTCACCGAAGAGGAATGGAAGGTTGTCTGCGAAATGGGCGGGCTGAAAGAACCCGCCTGA
- the tsaD gene encoding tRNA (adenosine(37)-N6)-threonylcarbamoyltransferase complex transferase subunit TsaD codes for MTVLGIETSCDETAAAVVRGPGDRTILSSTIRSQIDEHTEFGGVVPEIAARAHIEILDRIVAEAMNEAGCDWDDIDAVAATAGPGLIGGVIVGFMTAKAIAMAADKPLVGVNHLEGHALTARLTDDLDFPFLLLLVSGGHSQFLLVRGVGDYERLGTTIDDAIGEAFDKTAKLLGLPYPGGPHVEKMAVSGDVTRFRLPRPLLDRPGLDMSFAGLKTALRTQAKKLEPVDDQTIADLCAAFQRAVSDVLAARTKSALELFSTRHPEAEPVIVVAGGVAANQEIRSSLLAAADEAGARFVAPPLNLCTDNAAMIAWAGIERLQQGPVDDMALAPRPRWPLDAANAGVLGAGKKGAKV; via the coding sequence CTGACGGTCCTGGGAATTGAGACGAGTTGCGATGAAACCGCGGCGGCCGTCGTGCGAGGTCCTGGGGACCGGACAATCCTGTCCAGCACCATCCGTTCGCAGATCGACGAGCACACGGAGTTCGGCGGTGTCGTTCCGGAAATCGCTGCCCGCGCCCATATCGAGATTCTCGATCGGATCGTTGCGGAGGCCATGAACGAGGCCGGGTGTGACTGGGACGACATCGACGCGGTCGCGGCCACCGCAGGCCCTGGTCTCATTGGCGGCGTGATTGTCGGCTTCATGACCGCCAAGGCAATTGCCATGGCCGCCGACAAACCCCTTGTCGGGGTCAATCACCTGGAAGGCCATGCCCTGACGGCCCGCCTGACCGACGATCTGGACTTCCCGTTCCTGCTGCTGCTGGTCTCCGGCGGCCACAGCCAGTTCCTGCTGGTACGCGGCGTCGGCGACTATGAACGGCTCGGCACCACCATTGATGACGCCATTGGCGAAGCCTTCGACAAGACGGCCAAGCTGCTTGGCCTGCCCTATCCGGGCGGCCCCCATGTTGAAAAGATGGCGGTGAGTGGCGACGTCACCCGGTTCAGACTGCCGCGGCCGCTGCTTGATCGGCCCGGCCTCGACATGTCCTTTGCCGGTCTGAAAACGGCCCTTCGGACCCAGGCCAAGAAGCTGGAGCCCGTGGACGACCAGACGATCGCGGATCTGTGCGCCGCCTTCCAGCGGGCCGTTTCCGATGTCCTGGCGGCCCGCACCAAATCCGCCCTGGAGCTCTTCAGCACCCGTCACCCGGAGGCCGAGCCGGTGATCGTGGTAGCCGGTGGCGTTGCCGCAAACCAGGAAATCCGCAGCAGCCTGCTGGCAGCCGCTGATGAAGCCGGAGCACGGTTCGTCGCCCCGCCTCTCAACCTGTGTACCGACAATGCCGCGATGATTGCCTGGGCCGGCATCGAGCGCCTGCAGCAGGGGCCGGTCGACGACATGGCGCTTGCGCCGCGCCCGCGCTGGCCACTGGATGCGGCCAATGCCGGCGTGCTCGGCGCGGGCAAGAAAGGCGCGAAGGTCTGA
- a CDS encoding M20 aminoacylase family protein, giving the protein MPIVNRLADLADEITAWRRDIHENPEVLYETVRTAEKVSELLQSFGVDEIATGIGKTGVVGVIKGRNGGAGKTIGLRADMDALPIEEATGKDYASKIPGKMHACGHDGHTAMLLGAAKYLSETRNFDGTVVVIFQPAEEGGAGAKAMIDDGLMTRWPIEEVYGMHNFPGMPVGEFAIRKGPIMAATDEFRIEITGRGGHAAKPHETIDPIVVGTQMVSALQTIASRNANPLDSVVVSVTVFQAGNAFNVIPQEVLLRGTVRTLSPEMRDLAQARMETIVSSVADTFGAKAVLEFRRGYPVTANHDEQTDFAAEIAEGIAGVGKVNRNIDPMMGGEDFSYMLEERPGAFIFAGNGNSAGLHHPEYDFNDELIPVGCSYWVKLVETALPAAA; this is encoded by the coding sequence ATGCCCATCGTTAATCGCCTTGCAGATCTGGCCGACGAGATCACCGCGTGGCGTCGCGACATTCACGAAAACCCGGAAGTTCTTTACGAGACGGTGCGTACGGCGGAAAAGGTCTCCGAGCTGCTGCAAAGCTTTGGCGTTGACGAGATTGCGACCGGCATCGGCAAGACCGGTGTGGTCGGCGTAATCAAGGGCCGCAACGGCGGTGCCGGCAAGACCATCGGCCTGCGCGCCGACATGGATGCCCTGCCGATCGAGGAAGCGACCGGCAAGGACTACGCCTCCAAGATCCCGGGCAAGATGCATGCCTGCGGCCATGACGGTCACACCGCCATGCTGCTGGGCGCTGCCAAATACCTCTCCGAGACCCGTAACTTCGACGGCACGGTGGTGGTGATCTTCCAGCCGGCCGAAGAAGGCGGGGCCGGCGCCAAGGCCATGATCGACGACGGTCTGATGACCCGCTGGCCGATCGAGGAAGTCTATGGCATGCACAATTTCCCGGGCATGCCGGTTGGCGAATTTGCCATCCGCAAGGGCCCGATCATGGCTGCCACCGACGAATTCCGCATCGAGATCACCGGCAGGGGCGGCCATGCGGCCAAACCGCATGAAACCATCGATCCGATTGTCGTCGGCACCCAGATGGTGTCCGCCCTGCAGACCATTGCCAGCCGCAATGCCAATCCGCTCGACTCGGTCGTCGTCTCCGTGACCGTGTTCCAGGCCGGCAACGCGTTCAACGTCATTCCGCAGGAAGTGCTCCTGCGCGGCACGGTCCGCACCCTGAGCCCGGAAATGCGCGACCTCGCGCAGGCCCGCATGGAGACCATTGTCTCCTCGGTTGCCGACACGTTCGGTGCCAAGGCGGTGCTTGAGTTCCGCCGCGGCTATCCGGTCACGGCCAACCACGACGAACAGACCGATTTTGCCGCGGAGATTGCAGAGGGCATCGCCGGTGTCGGCAAGGTCAACCGCAACATCGACCCGATGATGGGCGGCGAGGACTTCTCCTACATGCTGGAAGAGCGCCCGGGCGCCTTCATCTTTGCCGGCAACGGCAACAGCGCCGGCCTCCACCATCCTGAATATGACTTCAACGACGAGCTGATCCCGGTCGGCTGTTCCTATTGGGTCAAGCTGGTCGAAACGGCCCTGCCTGCAGCTGCCTGA
- a CDS encoding YciI-like protein: protein MLYALICTDKPGALQTRLDNRAAHIDFLKGLGDSLKAAGPFLDDDGNMTGSLVVIEAANRDEILAISQEDPYAKADLFESVEIRPWNWAIKNPEIS from the coding sequence ATGCTCTATGCCCTGATCTGCACCGACAAGCCCGGTGCATTGCAGACGCGCCTCGACAACCGCGCGGCCCATATCGACTTTCTGAAAGGCCTGGGCGACAGCCTCAAGGCCGCCGGTCCGTTCCTTGATGATGACGGCAACATGACCGGCTCTCTCGTGGTGATCGAAGCGGCCAACCGCGACGAGATCCTCGCCATTTCCCAGGAAGATCCATATGCGAAAGCGGATCTCTTCGAGAGTGTCGAAATCCGCCCCTGGAACTGGGCCATCAAGAATCCGGAGATCTCGTAA
- a CDS encoding NUDIX domain-containing protein: MTLQIHHKAYVYLTCGSDLLVFDEPDFPDVGLQVPGGTLDAGESYLIAARREFAEETGLSLDIALESFADQDRIFENVLHCLDGVHRQRHFHGRIRKKPATEWEHFETSPSSGGPPIRFRLFWVDLFAKDAPAETLFFEGFGAPLETLRTRMEGQINGGH; the protein is encoded by the coding sequence TTGACTTTGCAGATCCACCACAAGGCCTACGTCTATCTTACCTGCGGATCAGACCTGCTCGTTTTTGACGAGCCGGATTTTCCGGACGTCGGGCTGCAGGTTCCCGGCGGCACGCTCGACGCTGGCGAAAGCTACCTGATCGCTGCCCGGCGCGAATTTGCCGAGGAGACCGGACTTTCATTGGATATCGCGCTCGAATCGTTCGCCGATCAGGATCGTATCTTCGAAAATGTTCTCCATTGTCTCGACGGCGTGCATCGACAGCGGCATTTTCACGGCCGGATCCGGAAAAAGCCTGCGACAGAATGGGAACATTTCGAAACCTCACCAAGCTCGGGCGGTCCACCGATCAGGTTCCGCCTGTTCTGGGTTGACCTGTTCGCCAAGGATGCACCTGCCGAGACCCTCTTTTTTGAAGGTTTTGGAGCGCCACTTGAAACACTACGGACGCGCATGGAAGGGCAGATCAATGGGGGCCATTAA